In Lytechinus variegatus isolate NC3 chromosome 12, Lvar_3.0, whole genome shotgun sequence, a single window of DNA contains:
- the LOC121425303 gene encoding uncharacterized protein K02A2.6-like, whose translation MTGIFSLFGPPEEIVSDNGPQFVGKPFQDMCKKWNIKHIISSPHYPRSNGLAERMVRTIKNLLTKCSQTSQDSQLAMMHLRATPVDNNLRSPAEMLFGRPIRTTLPSHYLSRDSAATEFLLNRQDKMKEVHDRHASSDLPPLHVGQPVRVLHPRDNTWIPAKVSKICEEPRSYEVSTPNGGILRRNRSHLTCLREVPSTNPTPKRVRFKEDHSTETQPEEDNVQRTPMSNSNQSQQTHSQTTRSGRTIRKPERFMFED comes from the coding sequence ATGACGGGAATCTTCAGTCTGTTCGGTCCACCAGAAGAGATTGTGTCCGACAACGGTCCACAATTTGTCGGGAAACCATTCCAAGACATGTGCAAGAAGTGGAATATCAAGCACATCATTTCTTCACCGCACTATCCAAGATCCAACGGATTAGCTGAGAGAATGGTTCGTACAATCAAGAATCTGTTGACAAAGTGTTCTCAAACTAGCCAAGACAGTCAACTAGCCATGATGCACCTGAGAGCAACACCAGTTGACAACAACTTGAGATCACCAGCAgagatgttgtttggaagacccATCCGAACCACATTGCCAAGTCACTATCTTTCGAGAGATTCTGCTGCTACCGAGTTTCTCTTGAATAGGCAAGACAAGATGAAGGAAGTGCATGATCGACATGCAAGTTCTGATCTGCCACCACTGCATGTAGGACAGCCAGTGAGAGTTCTGCATCCAAGAGACAACACTTGGATACCAGCCAAAGTATCCAAAATCTGTGAAGAACCTCGATCCTACGAAGTTTCAACGCCGAATGGAGGAATCTTGAGGAGAAATAGATCTCACTTGACATGCTTGAGGGAAGTTCCATCCACCAACCCAACTCCAAAGCGTGTGAGGTTCAAAGAAGACCATTCCACAGAAACTCAACCAGAGGAAGACAACGTCCAACGAACACCAATGTCCAACTCTAATCAATCTCAACAGACACACTCACAAACCACGAGGTCTGGACGCACTATTCGCAAACCAGAGAGATTCATGTTTGAAGATTGA